From Carassius gibelio isolate Cgi1373 ecotype wild population from Czech Republic chromosome B21, carGib1.2-hapl.c, whole genome shotgun sequence, the proteins below share one genomic window:
- the LOC127985860 gene encoding tyrosine-protein phosphatase non-receptor type 13 isoform X4 — MHVSLAEALQVRGGPLQEEEVWAVLNQSAESLHELLRRGSTDPSALGFIISPWSLLLMPSGNISFTDENVTQNDLRAFTPPEMLEGLNLSSLSDMEKMHMYSLGMTLFWGADYEIPQSQPMKLGEHLNTVLLNMCDDSTLTRLSVRSALDTCSAHIRNSNCDPSFSYIRKLVRLVLGSLSQLDGLLSQSDRESLPERSKEIRERLRGKGLPAGRSAAHRVLERYRARTQEQANLNRGLSRSMGSLPIQELVRADEGLSSYPPSEDHAGSESSAELYHQRQQQQPQQRGRPLEVNQHSHPHQRNKSWASSADLACLDPEMLRFGALEDARRGSSALSTRSASQHKSSSKSRDSRYTDFGSLDVRKTHHHSSQSVGSPFNSAYDRIREKHKKLQALKQAMDDPLHTHRRYHSDYSSSSESPSVTSSDPDYRQAKKPEDLRRYSSQVGLSEHDAVSLSSAQRHRLFELGQDELSGTELLIQRQEELHRLQARLSRASIYPGEDPRASILDLAEPLRSSPLEAGLHPRKSKNLFGPEFVRMSSEPTVVLTVPSSIMQNKRGKVEESQRKVGVVLLNGQKLELCCDVKAVCKDVLDMAVAHIGLVEHHLFSLAYLKDDEFFFIEPDAKLSKVAPEGWKDDPRKKKMDVNFNLFLRIKFFQDDVNLIQHTMTKHQYYLQLRKDILEERVRCDLENAMILASLALQAEFGDYQTELHGKTYFRTEHYLPASVLDKFDQTTIKEELPKLHSSYYNASEQEAELEFLKVCQRLPEYGVHFHRVLPEKRSLTGIMLGIYSKGVLIFEVLNGNRTPVLRFPWRDTKKISFTKKKICLQNTSDGIKHLFQTDSQKTCQYLLNLCSAQYKFHLHMKARQNNQELQELENSPLSNLQYSDGMGAVSLSPSSDPELYKRMSYSEMSLSKSSSRISVPPEPPYPGFSSSSNPRMKSRSHHNLGQLPESPEHRMVPFSSQSQSSMTRSQVLASTHQRASSDTDSIAVARQQEGVFSSTVDDIPRWSPKSLKKESDSSSCEDTGQAFVIGVSMHSSGAPSTPASSIGNSDSLKKKVHALPSPEREIQTVNLKKDVKYGLGFQVVGGETSGPLQDFSTIISSITPGGPADINGCLKPGDRLLSVNDVSLESLSHDTVVEILQNTPDDVTLVVLQPKERLFPDSPSGLHHYKSATQNQEVDIDSSSEDHTRSPSPPPAASSKTSPPQSIGQGSVSSQESRTESAGLLQTNLNGFHRIAPTEGPAPAQFIPTESKPSVEATPPALPPKTRKSKVPDIPKEPEYSDRGDSDMDEDTYSSSQEKHKSKKGGSNTKVSHGGIYVKGVIPKGAAELDGRIKKGDRVVAVNGKSLEGATHKQAVELLRDTGQVVHLLMEKGQPPKDSIHAPLTPQGTSEPQNAAAEEPPPPPPKKAEYNFITPDNTFEVGLLKNTSGLGFSFSREENVPGESVGSSMVRVKKLFPGQPAAESGRIEVGDVILRVNQTSLKGLSQHEVISALRGTGQEVTLHLCRPAPGVLPEMDSAIKTPIPSPRKEPRPKPQPDAKMSSPPQAERPRAVGPVEEALERLMVKSPSRRDSYSDSTDNDEMEEAFSPANLEQASQAWDRSVYQTPMERLPYEADMDDTIRSAYYSPRQSMSRPDVSRSDLDSSAVHMSSSPALREIGILSPSPDPLPPPLPNPVNLILPDHGQEEEFIPEVELKVSLVKSDKGSLGFTLTKGNDSNCYIHDIIQDPAKGDGRLRPGDRMIMVNNTDVSGMNHTEVVNLVRAAPKVVDLVVGRILEPPRPPIEAHLLPDITFQCHDESLGLVLDGGSDSGLGVLYVKDIIPGSVASVEGSLRHLDIIHYINGAPTQDLTLSESRRLLQLSLRDLSLKATRDGKPVFPGEEQISLLNNNVSPKVSQSMNGYLHSNDPEELEALSGICPAEEQIVKLQLEKPPAGGLGFSVIGGERGIFVKSITPGGTADTAGTLQVGDRLLKVNEDLMIGVSHSKAVSTIRKAKGLVHLIVSRSPDQMPNTYLGFLPLKSNGVNGNNDVSEDSGVKTKIQTASEHSKSSPPPLPPIDYDTGSLEKGKGTERSGDLSEDTDCDGSSLPEDSPETSRKAEWKEETVDVPLKDSALRSSSGQLDEDEITWGSDELPIENINSKFTEDGPIVTEEELTSLPLVKVVPDGHYTSANLNTIVLMMRGLLEQKVPLQEFENLQNLRPLDDCLIGQTKENKKKNRYKNIVPFDTTRVMLGKDGGYINANFIKMPVKDENFLYIACQGPLPTTLGDFWQMVWEQKSNVIAMMTQEVEGGKVKCQRYWPDTPRSPEMVSDRLQITLVKDQHLDNFVIRLIEVKDIQTNEIQRVTHLNYTGWPDHGTPTQPEQLLTFISYMRHIHQSGPIITHCSAGIGRSGTLICIDVVLGLISKDADFDISDVVRTMRLQRQGMVQTEEQYIFCYQVILYVLRCLQAEEKLSG; from the exons cTTGATGGTCTGTTGTCTCAAAGCGACAGGGAGTCACTTCCAGAGAGAAGCAAAGAGATTCGTGAACGTCTGCGAGGAAAAGGCCTTCCAGCAG GCCGTAGTGCCGCCCATCGTGTGCTGGAGCGTTACAGAGCCCGAACCCAGGAGCAGGCCAACCTGAACCGTGGACTCAGTCGCTCTATGGGCTCTCTTCCTATCCAGGAGCTTGTCAGAGCGGATGAGGGTCTCAGTTCGTACCCTCCTTCAGAGGACCATGCTGGGTCCGAATCCTCTGCCGAACTCTACCATCAACGCCAACAGCAACAGCCTCAACAGCGCGGCCGACCCCTGGAGGTGAACCAGCATTCACACCCCCATCAGAGAAACAAGAGCTGGGCCTCCTCAGCTGACTTGGCCTGCCTCGACCCGGAAATGCTCCGCTTCGGGGCCCTAGAAGATGCCCGCAGGGGAAGCAGCGCCCTGAGCACCCGCTCGGCCAGTCAACACAAGTCATCCTCCAAGTCCAGGGACTCCCGGTACACAGACTTTGGCAGCCTAGATGTCAGGAAGACCCATCACCATTCGAGTCAGTCGGTCGGCTCGCCGTTCAACAGCGCTTACGACCGCATCAGAGAGAAGCACAAGAAACTGCAAGCGCTCAAGCAGGCCATGGACG ATCCCCTGCATACTCACAGAAGATACCACAGCGACTACAGCTCCTCCAGCGAAAGCCCCTCTGTGACATCATCAGACCCCGACTACAGACAAG CTAAGAAGCCGGAGGATTTAAGGCGATACAGCTCTCAGGTCGGCCTGTCAGAGCATGATGCCGTTTCACTCAGCAGTGCACAGAGACACAG ACTTTTTGAGTTGGGTCAGGATGAGCTGTCAGGTACAGAACTTCTGATCCAGCGTCAGGAAGAGTTGCACAGGCTCCAGGCCCGGCTATCTAGAGCCTCCATCTATCCCGGTGAAGACCCCCGCGCCTCCATACTGGACCTGGCTGAGCCCCTTCGCAGCAGTCCTTTGGAAGCAGGCCTCCATCCACGcaaatctaaa AATTTGTTTGGCCCTGAGTTTGTGAGGATGAGCAGCGAGCCAACTGTGGTTTTAACCGTTCCTTCATCCATAATG CAGAACAAGCGTGGGAAGGTGGAGGAGAGTCAGAGGAAGGTGGGGGTCGTCTTACTGAACGGGCAGAAGCTGGAGCTGTGTTGCGATGTGAAGGCGGTCTGTAAGGATGTTTTGGACATGGCCGTAGCTCACATTGGACTGGTCGAGCACCATCTCTTCAGTCTCGCCTACCTTAAAG atgacgaGTTCTTCTTCATTGAACCTGATGCCAAACTTTCAAAGGTGGCACCTGAAGGCTGGAAGGATGATCCAAGGAAAAAGAAGATGGATGTCAATTTTAATCTTTTCCTGCGTATCAAGTTCTTTCAGGATGATGTCAATCTGATACA ACACACAATGACCAAACACCAGTACTACTTGCAGCTGCGGAAGGATATATTAGAGGAGCGGGTACGCTGTGACCTGGAAAATGCCATGATCTTGGCGTCTCTAGCACTGCAGGCAGAGTTTGGGGACTATCAGACTGAG CTTCACGGAAAGACATATTTCCGAACGGAGCACTACCTCCCTGCTTCAGTTCTGGATAAGTTCGATCAGACCACCATTAAAGAGGAGTTACCCAAACTCCACAGCTCATACTACAACGCTTCAGAGCAGGAGGCTGAACTAGAGTTCCTTAAG GTGTGCCAGAGACTGCCGGAATATGGAGTTCACTTCCATCGTGTGCTTCCAGAGAAGAGATCCCTGACTGGCATCATGCTGGGCATTTACTCGAAAGGTGTCCTTATCTTCGAGGTCCTTAATGGAAATCGAACCCCTGTGCTGAGGTTCCCCTGGAGGGATACCAAGAAGATCTCTTTCACG AAAAAGAAGATTTGCTTGCAGAACACTTCGGATGGGATCAAACATCTGTTTCAGACAGATAGTCAGAAGACCTGCCAGTATCTGCTGAACCTGTGCTCGGCCCAGTACAAATTCCACCTGCACATGAAAGCCAGACAGAACAACCAAGAACTGCAGGAACTGG AGAACTCTCCTCTGAGCAATCTGCAGTACTCTGATGGGATGGGTGCGGTTAGTCTGTCCCCCAGCTCTGACCCTGAACTCTACAAGAGGATGTCCTACTCGGAGATGTCCCTTAGCAAGAGTTCGAGTCGGATCTCTGTTCCTCCCGAACCGCCCTATCCAGGGTTCAGCAGCAGCTCCAACCCCAGGATGAAGAGTCGTTCCCATCATAACTTGGGTCAGCTGCCTGAGTCGCCAGAACACAGGATGGTGCCTTTCagtagccaatcacagagcagCATGACACGCTCACAAGTGCTTGCATCAACACACCAACGTGCAAGCTCTGACACAGACTCCATCGCTGTCGCCAGACAGCAGGAAGG TGTGTTCAGCAGCACGGTCGATGACATTCCCCGCTGGAGCCCCAAAAGCTTGAAGAAAGAGTCCGACTCTTCCTCCTGTGAGGACACGGGACAGGCGTTTGTCATAG GTGTGAGCATGCACAGCTCTGGAGCGCCCTCTACTCCTGCCTCCTCCATAGGAAACAGTG ACTCCTTGAAGAAGAAAGTGCATGCCTTACCCTCCCCAGAGCGAGAGATACAGACCGTAAATCTGAAGAAAGATGTCAAGTACGGGCTGG GCTTTCAGGTCGTGGGTGGAGAGACTTCTGGACCCCTTCAGGACTTCAGCACCATCATCAGCTCCATCACACCAGGTGGACCAGCAGATATCAACGGCTGTCTGAAACCAG GTGACAGGCTGTTGAGTGTGAATGATGTCAGTCTGGAGAGCCTGTCACATGACACTGTGGTGGAGATTCTGCAGAACACCCCTGATGATGTCACACTGGTGGTCTTGCAACCTAAAGAGAGACTGTTTCCGG ACTCTCCTTCAGGACTCCATCACTACAAATCAGCCACACAAAATCAGGAAGTTGACATCGACTCTTCCTCTGAAGATCATACTCGCTCCCCCAGCCCTCCTCCTGCTGCCTCCAGCAAAACGTCTCCTCCTCAGTCCATTGGACAGGGGAGCGTCAGCTCGCAGGAGTCCAGGACAGAGAGCGCCGGCCTCCTGCAAACAAATCTCAATGGATTCCATCGCATCGCTCCCACCGAGGGTCCTGCACCAGCACAGTTCATCCCCACTGAAAGTAAACCCTCTGTTGAAGCTACACCACCAGCTTTACCCCCTAAAACCAGAAAATCCAAAGTGCCAGACATTCCTAAAGAGCCGGAATACTCCGACAGAGGGGATTCGGACATGGATGAAGACACATACTCAAGTAGCCAAGAGAAACATAAGAGTAAAAAG GGCGGATCAAACACAAAAGTGAGTCATGGAGGGATATACGTCAAAGGTGTCATTCCTAAAGGAGCAGCTGAGCTGGATGGGAGGATAAAGAAAG GTGATCGTGTGGTGGCTGTGAACGGGAAGAGTCTTGAAGGAGCGACTCACAAGCAGGCAGTAGAGCTGCTGAGAGACACGGGACAG GTGGTGCATCTTTTGATGGAGAAAGGTCAGCCCCCAAAAGACAGTATCCATGCCCCTCTGACCCCACAAGGCACTTCTGAACCTCAGAACGCAGCCGCAGAGGAGCCGCCACCACCACCTCCCAAGAAAGCAGAATACAACTTCATTACTCCAG ATAACACATTTGAGGTGGGTTTGCTGAAGAACACGTCTGGTCTGGGCTTCAGCTTCAGCCGTGAGGAGAACGTTCCCGGAGAGTCTGTGGGCTCCAGCATGGTCCGGGTCAAGAAGCTGTTTCCAGGGCAGCCAGCAGCTGAGAGTGGACGCATCGAAGTGGGCGACGTCATTCTACGTGTCAATCAGACGTCCCTCAAAGGACTGTCACAACAT GAGGTGATCTCTGCTCTGAGGGGCACAGGACAGGAGGTGACCCTTCACTTGTGTAGACCTGCACCAGGGGTCTTACCTGAGATGGACTCTGCCATTAAA ACACCCATACCCTCTCCACGAAAGGAACCCCGTCCCAAGCCCCAACCTGATGCCAAGATGAGCTCCCCACCTCAGGCGGAGCGCCCTCGGGCGGTGGGTCCTGTGGAAGAGGCTCTGGAGAGGCTGATGGTGAAGTCGCCCAGTCGCAGGGACAGTTACAGCGACAGCACAGACAACGATGAGATGGAGGAGGCCTTCAGCCCTGCCAATCTGGAGCAGGCCAGTCAAGCCTGGGACCGGAGTGTCTACCAGACCCCCATGGAAAGACTCCCATACGAGGCCGACATGGACGACACCATACGATCAGCTTATTACTCACCCAGACAGTCCATGTCTAGACCGGATGTCAGCAGAAG TGATTTGGACAGCTCTGCGGTTCATATGTCATCCTCTCCAGCCCTGCGTGAGATTGGGATCCTGAGCCCCAGTCCAGACCCTCTTCCTCCACCGCTGCCAAACCCGGTTAACCTCATTCTGCCCGATCACGGCCAGGAGGAAGAGTTCATCCCT GAGGTGGAGCTGAAGGTTTCTCTGGTGAAGTCTGATAAAGGAAGTTTAGGTTTCACTCTCACCAAAGGGAACGACAGTAATTGCtacatccatgacattatccAGGACCCTGCTAAAGGAGACGGCCGACTGCGTCCAGGGGATCGCATGATAATG GTGAACAACACAGATGTGTCTGGCATGAATCACACAGAGGTGGTCAACCTGGTGCGTGCCGCCCCCAAAGTCGTGGACCTCGTGGTCGGTCGCATCCTGGAACCTCCCAGACCACCAATAGAGGCCCACCTCCTCCCCGACATCACGTTTCAGTGCCACGATGAGTCCTTAG GGCTTGTTCTCGATGGAGGAAGTGACAGTGGGTTGGGCGTGCTGTACGTAAAGGACATCATCCCAGGATCCGTAGCCTCTGTGGAAGGCAGCTTGAGACACTTGGATATCATACATTACATCAACGGCGCTCCGACGCAGGATCTGACCCTGAGCGAGAGCCGCAGACTCCTGCAGCTGTCACTGAGGGATCTCAGTCTCAAAGCCACCAG GGATGGGAAGCCTGTTTTTCCGGGTGAGGAGCAGATTTCATTACTAAACAATAACGTCAGTCCTAAAGTCTCACAGAGTATGAACG GTTATCTCCATAGCAATGATCCTGAAGAATTGGAGGCCCTCTCTGGTATCTGTCCCGCTGAG GAGCAGATTGTGAAGTTGCAGTTGGAGAAGCCGCCAGCAGGGGGCCTGGGCTTTTCTGTGATTGGTGGAGAGAGGGGTATTTTTGTGAAGTCCATCACCCCTGGAGGCACTGCAgacaccgcaggaactttacaaGTTGGCGATCGTTTACTGAAG GTGAACGAGGATCTGATGATCGGCGTGTCTCACTCTAAAGCCGTCTCCACCATCCGTAAAGCTAAAGGCTTGGTGCACCTCATCGTCTCCCGTTCACCTGACCAAATGCCCAACACGTACCTGGGCTTTCTGCCTCTCAAGTCCAACGGTGTGAATGGCAACAACG ATGTGAGTGAGGACAGTGGTGTGAAGACAAAAATCCAGACGGCATCAGAGCACAGCAAGAGCAGCCCCCCTCCCCTCCCTCCTATAG acTATGACACTGGCTCTCTAGAGAAAGGGAAGGGAACAGAAAGAAGTGGGGACCTATCAGAGGACACAGACTGTGACGGCTCGTCTCTGCCAGAAGACTCCCCAGAG ACGTCTCGGAAGGCTGAGTGGAAGGAAGAAACTGTTGACGTTCCACTGAAGGACAG TGCCCTGCGGTCATCGTCAGGTCAGCTGGATGAGGATGAGATCACATGGGGCAGTGATGAGCTGCCGATAGAGAACATCAACTCTAAATTTACTGAAG ATGGACCTATTGTCACGGAGGAAGAGTTGACGTCTCTGCCGCTGGTTAAAGTGGTTCCCGATGGTCATTATACATCTGCTAACCTCAACACTATCGTTCTTATGATGAGAGGCCTGCTGGAACAGAAAGTTCCTCTGCAAGAGTTTGAG AACCTGCAGAATTTGCGTCCCTTGGATGACTGTCTGATTGGTCAAACCAAAGAGAACAAGAAGAAAAACAGATACAAGAACATTGTTCCAT TCGACACAACCAGGGTCATGCTGGGGAAGGATGGTGGCTACATCAATGCCAACTTCATCAAGATGCCTGTGAAAGACGAGAACTTCCTGTACATCGCGTGCCAGGGGCCACTGCCCACCACGCTGGGGGACTTCTGGCAGATGGTTTGGGAGCAGAAGTCCAACGTGATCGCCATGATGACACAGGAAGTGGAGGGGGGGAAGGTGAAATGTCAGAGGTACTGGCCCGATACGCCCCGCTCGCCCGAGATGGTGAGCGACCGGCTGCAGATCACACTGGTCAAAGATCAGCACCTGGACAACTTCGTCATCCGCCTCATAGAAGTCAAAGATATCCAG ACTAATGAGATCCAGAGAGTCACTCATCTGAACTACACAGGCTGGCCTGATCATGGAACCCCGACTCAACCAGAACAGCTCCTGACATTCATTTCCTACATGAGACACATCCACCAATCAGGGCCCATCATCACCCACTGCAGTGCAGGGATTGGCCGATCGGGGACGCTGATCTGCATAGATGTGGTTCTTGGCCTCATCAGCAAAGATGCAGAT TTTGATATATCAGATGTGGTGCGGACTATGAGACTCCAGAGGCAGGGCATGGTGCAGACAGAG GAACAATACATTTTCTGCTACCAGGTCATCTTGTATGTGCTGAGATGTCTGCAGGCGGAAGAGAAACTCTCAGGATAA